In the genome of Lonchura striata isolate bLonStr1 chromosome 22, bLonStr1.mat, whole genome shotgun sequence, one region contains:
- the ARRDC1 gene encoding arrestin domain-containing protein 1, protein MGKVQLFEIRLGDSRVVYSPGEPLAGTVTVRLSGSLQYRAIKVSCIGSCGVSNKINDTAWTVEEQYFNSTLSLADKGVLTAGEHNFPFQFLLPASAPTSFEGPFGKVLHQVKAVIDTPRFSKDYKCNKIFYVLCPLNLNDIPDIEQPNTMSITKKFNYKLVKSGNIILTATSDLKGYIVGQAIQLRTDIENKSGRDTGAVVASLLQKVAYKSKRWIYDLRTIAEVEGSGVKAWKHAEWKEQILVPALPQSILQGCSLIHIDYYIQVSLKSPEVSVTLPIYIGNIAVNRVPLSPSRSIQHIPSVVVPSAPPEEEEAASGYHPMDNVSIPTKSHSQQQPFSYAPGLSFQEIRADSEQTGSPNHPTLCLSTGATVPYYAEGNVVPVPTASSLILPPEYSTWGYPYEAPPSYEQSCSSANSSISNGN, encoded by the exons CCATCAAGGTGAGCTGCATTGGATCCTGTGGGGTGTCCAACAAGATCAATGACACAGCATGGACTGTGGAGGAGCAGTACTTCAACAGCACACTGTCCCTGGCAGACAAAG GGGTCCTGACTGCTGGAGAGCACAACTTTCCTTTCCAGTTCCTGCTGCCAG CTTCTGCTCCTACATCATTTGAAGGCCCTTTTGGCAAGGTCCTGCATCAGGTGAAAGCTGTGATAGACACACCTCGCTTCTCCAAGGACTACAAATGCAACAAGATCTTCTATGTTCTCTGCCCTCTCAACCTGAACGACATCCCTGACATTGAG CAGCCCAACACCATGTCCATCACCAAGAAGTTCAACTACAAGCTTGTGAAAAGTGGTAACATCATCCTGACAGCCACATCTGACCTGAAGGGCTACATCGTGGGCCAGGCCATCCAGCTCCGCACTGACATAGAGAACAAATCTGGCCGGGACACCGGCGCTGTGGTGGCCAGTCTGCTCCAG AAGGTGGCCTATAAATCCAAGCGCTGGATTTACGACCTGAGGACCATTGCCGAGGTGGAAGGCTCAGGGGTGAAAGCCTGGAAACATGCAGAATGGAAGGAGCAGATCCTGGTTCCAGCACTGCCCCAGTccatcctgcagggctgcagcctcaTCCACATTGACTACTACATCCAG gTTTCCCTCAAGTCTCCAGAGGTTTCTGTCACCCTCCCCATCTACATCGGAAACATTGCTGTGAACAGGGTCCCGCTGAGCCCCTCCCGCTCCATCCAGCACATCCCATCTGTGGtggtccccagtgcccccccagaggaagaggaggctgcCAGTGGCTATCATCCCATGGACAATGTCTCCATCCCCACCAAAAGccattcccagcagcagccctttAGCTACGCCCCAGGACTGAGCTTCCAGGAGATACGGGCGGACTCAGAGCAGACGGGCTCCCCAAACCACCCCACACTCTGCCTGTCCACGGGAGCCACTGTCCCCTACTATGCTGAGGGGAACGTGgtgcctgtccccacagccagCTCACTCATCCTGCCCCCGGAGTACAGCACGTGGGGATACCCCTATG AGGCACCTCCATCCTacgagcagagctgcagcagtgccaacTCCAGCATCAGCAATGGCAATTAG